A region of the Acidobacteriota bacterium genome:
CTAATCTAAAAATTGCGCTCGGTTCAACCCGCGCCGCCAAAGTTGATGCGGTTCGCGGGACGATTAATCGATTAGCGGAAATTGATGCAATGTGGCGCGACGCGGAAATCATCGCGCTGGCGGTTGAAACCGAGGCTCCGGCGATGCCGCTTAGTGACCGGGAGTTGCTGCTTGGCGCGCGGTTTCGCGCTCAAGCGGTACAACAATCTCTCGCCAATCAACATCAACTCGCGGATTTTTTCATCGGTCTTGAAGGCGGTTTTCATTCGATTGAATTTGACGGCAAGCGACAAACTTTTTTGCGCGGCTGGGCTTATGTGACCGATGGCAACCGCGAAGGTTTGGGCGTGTCGCCTTCGATTCTCGTGCCTGATGCAATGGTGAGAATGGTCGTCGAAGAACGGCGCGAACTCGGCGAAGTGATTGACACGGTCGCCGGTGAATGCGATGTCCGCAGCCGACAGGGCACCTGGGGCGTTTTATCGAGAGATTTATTCACCCGTTCGATGAGTTTTGAAACTGCGCTGATTGCCGCTTTTGCGCCGTTTTACAACGCCCGACTTTATTAAATTGCCAACGCAATTCATCGCCTGTCATTGACAGCCGCTTTCTCTGACGCTTTCATGAATTGAGGCATTTGGTAGTAAATCAGGAAAAATGAAAACCCAGAGAGAACAAGCAAATTGGATTGTCAAATATCCTCAGCGATGGGGAATACCTTTAAGTATGCTCTTTCTCCTTTTTCTCTTTCTGGTTGCCGATGTTTACAAAAGGCTATTGTGGGGCATCATTTTTCTATTTTTTGTTTTTGCATTTCTATTCTTAATCGGTCGGTTGGTTGTCAAACTTCTGATTGGTAAAAACAAGTAGGAAATGCCTGCTCGAATTGAGCGATTATCACTGAAAGGAAAACTTACAATGCGATTAACCGAGATGGTATCGTGCGCCGGTTGAGCGGCTAAGCTTGCGCCCGGCGCGCTCGCTCAAGTGTTGAGCGGGCTTCCCAAACAACCTTTCGATGAAAATTTAATTGTCGGTTTTGACACCGCCGACGATGCAGGGGTATACCGTCTCCGCGACGACCTCGCCATCGTGCAAACCCTTGATTTTTTCACGCCAATCGTTGATGACCCGTTCGATTACGGTCGCATCGCTGCGCTCAATTCCATCAACGATGTCTGGGCGATGGGCGGCACACCGGTTACCGCAATGGCAATCACCTGCTTTCCCAAAAAAGGCGATTTTCAAATCCTCGGCGAAATCATGCGCGGCGGATTATCTATCCTTACGGAAAACCGGGTCACGCTTATCGGCGGACATAGCGTCGATAATGAACAAATCATGTTCGGTTATGCGGTGACCGGCGTGATTGACCCAAATAAAGTTGCGGCAAATAGCGGCGCTCGCGTAGGTGACGCGATTATTTTAACCAAACCGCTCGGCACCGGCATCATTTCCACCGGCATTAAATTCGCCAAAGCCAGCGCTGCGATTATGCAATCGTCCGTCAACACCATGCTCACTTCGGGTAAACGCGCCGCCGAGTTGATGCAGGAATTTTCGGTGCGCGGCGCAACCGATGTCACAGGCTTTGCCTTGATGGGACATGCGTGGGAACTCGCAAGGGCAAGCCGGGTGACGCTTGAAATCGATTCATCGCGGTTGCCGATTTTGCCCGGCGCGTTGGAACTCGCCGCCCAGGGGTTGCTCACCAGCGGCAATAAAACCAATCGTGAATATGTCGGCGCGGATGTGGCGATTGCCGAAAGCGTCAGTGAAGCGTTGCGGCGCGTGATGTTCGACCCACAGACTGCCGGGGGATTGCTCATTGCTATTTCCGCAGACTGCGCCCAAGCGTTGCTCGAACGCCTGCGCGAACATTATCCGAATGCCGCCATCATCGGGCGCGTCATCGAACCCGGCGACCATTCGCTGGTGGTGAAATAAATAGTCGTTGAGCAAGCGGTCTAAACCTGCGATTCCCGAACGACGCGGTCACAGACCGCTTGCTCAACCTCAGTCAAATGGTTTTGCAAACGGCTCGAAAGTTCTGCAACTGCCGAGGGATTCCTGATGGGCTTCGCGTCTTAGTCGCAAATCATTTCACAATCAACCTGCTCATGGTTTTACACCCAGACTTCGGTTTTCGTGAAAATGCGATTGCGTCCGTTCTCTTTCGCTTGATAAAGCGCTTCATCGGCGGCGGCAATCAACTCTTCCGCTTCGTTGCTGCCATCTGGAATGAAGGTGGCAACCCCAATGCTGATGGTTACGTGGTCACTCACCTTTGAACCGCGATGCGGAATTTGCAGGAGTTCGATTTGGGCGCGAATGCGTTCGGCGACAACAGACGCGCCTTGCTCGTCTGTGCCGCTCAAAACCACCACGAACTCTTCGCCGCCGTAACGCGCCGCCAGATCGGTCGTGCGCTTTACCGTATCGCTCAGCACTCGCGCCACCTGTTTCAAACATTCATCGCCGCTTTGATGTCCGTAAGTGTCGTTGTAGGGTTTGAAATAATCGACATCCATCAAGAGCAGCGAAAGTTTCGTCTGTTCACGCCCGGCGCGTTGCCATTCCTGCGCAAGAAATTCTTTAAAGCGGCGACGGTTGGCGATGTTGGTGAGTCCATCGAGGGTGGCGAGTTCTGCGAGTTTTTCGTTGGCAGTTTCAAGTTGTTGGGTGCGCTCAACCAATTGCGCTGTACGCTGAGCGACCACTTGCGTCAATTTGCGTTCCGTAGCTTTCAGTTGTCGCACGCGCCAAACATAGATAGCGATGCCAATGCCAAAGGCAATCATCAACCACATGGCGATGAATAAACGGGTCTGGTAGAAAAAAGGCTTCATATGAATTTCCAGAGCCACACCGGTTTCATTCCATACCCCATCGCTGTTTGCCGCAATCACTTTAAAGAGATAATGTCCCGGCGGCAGTTGCGAATAATGCACCGAACGCCGCGTTCCCGCATCAATCCATTCGTCGCTCAGCCCTTCGAGTTTATATTTGAAATGAATAGCTTCGGCTTTGATCGAACTCGGCGCGGCATAGTTGATTTCCAAATCGGTTTGATAGGGTTCAATAGCGACGCCGCTTTTGAAATTGACATTCCGTCCTTCGATATTGACCGATTCAATGGTCATCACCGGCGGTTGCGAATTGTGAATCACAACTTCCGGGTCAATCACCACAACCCCGCCCTGAGTTGGAAACCATAATCTGCCATCGCGGGTTTTGGTGCCCGCCGGTTGCTTACCGCCATTGCATTCCGGTGACCGCATACCGTCCTGACCGTTGTAAGCGACGCAACTAATCAGCGCAATTTTACCGTCGGCAAAATCGTTGAGTTGCCGGCGACCAACGCGATAGATGCCGCGATTGCAACTGATCCAGAAATTGTCCTGACGGTCTTCGAGAATTTGAAACACCCCGTTATTAAACAAACCGTTTTTCACCGTATAGTTGGTAAAGCGTCCGTCTTTCAGGCGGCTCAGCCCGCTATCGAAGGTGCCAATCCATAATGCGCCATCGCGGTCTTCGTAAATCGAGCGAATGCGATTGCCCGCCAGACCGTCTTTGGCGGTAAAGGGAATGAAGCGGTCGCCTTGGCGTTTCGCCAAGCCTTCGCGTGTGCCCACCCACAAGTTTCCTTGTTTATCTTCATGAATTGCGGTGATGGCGTGATTGGGTAATCCGTGTTCGGGCATATAAAGTTTGATTTGCCCATTCTGCATTTTGAATAACCCTTTGGTGGTGCCAAACCAGAGATTGCCTTCGCGATCCTGGAGAATGACTTCGGTCGATTCTAACGGGCTGTTGAGCAAATAAGAAAAATCTTCAAATTTATTATCGGCATACCTCAACAACCCGCCGCCAACGCCTATCCATAATCGCCCCTGATTATCCTGATAAAAGGCATCAACATTGATTTTCACATTGGGGTCGGGCGTTCGGGTAATGGATAGGGAAACTTTGCCTGCTGATTCGGCTTTGGCTAATGAAAAATTGGTAAACTTGCCATTCGCGAGTCGCGCAAAACCTTTTTGCAGTGTGCCTATCCAGATATGCCCGGCGCGGTCTTCGTAAATCGGATAGACATTGTTTTCGAGCAACCCGTCTTTCATTGAATAGGTATTAAGAAATTGGCGGGTCACACGATACATGCCATGCCCATCCGTACCGACCCAGATGATGCCTTCGCGGTCACAAAATACTGCCCGGATGGGTTTAAATGTCACCCCTTCCGCAGTCAAGAGAGGAGTCAGTTTGCCATCACGGTAGCGATATAGCTGCTGTTCATCAAACACCCACAAATTGCCATCGTGATCTTCGCCGCCGACCCGCGCGCGAAAATTCAGCGCAGGGGTTGGCGGTTGCAAATGATGGGTCACGGTGTCATCGGAGATTTGATAAACGCCATTGTTATCGGTGCCCAACCAGAGATTTCCGGCGCGGTCTTCGTACCGGTAACGAAAAAACTCTTCGCTGGCTAGCTTGATTGAGAAAACTGTCGGCTGTCGGTTACGGATGCGAACTAAATTATCTTTATGCCAAATCCATCGCGCCTTTGAATGGTCGGTGAATTCATTAATCGCTGGCGCAGGGATTTCGCTAAACCTGCCGTCAGTTGAGATGGTCAATTTTTTGGTTTCGTTATTAACCGAAATCATCAGCGCGCCGTTTTCATCAAGCTGGAGTTTGGCGATGTGATTTCTTGGCAGTCCCTGTTCGGTAGTGAAAGCGGTAAACGCGCCGTCGCGATAGCGAATCAACCCGCCGTCAACCGTGCCTGCCCAGAGTGTGCCTTCCAAATCTTCGCAAAGCGTCACAAAGCGATTGCTGGTAATGCCATTGGAATTGCCTTTATCAAAGACGGTGAAGCGTATCCCGTCATAGCGCACCAGACCATCGAAGGTCGCAAACCACAGATAGCCGTCGCGGGTTTGCGCAATCGCATTGACGGTATTTTGCGGCAAGCCGTTGTTGGTGGTGAATTGCTCGAAGCGATATTGCGCGAAGGTGTCCGCCGCCGCAAAATTGCCAATAAACATCAACCCTAAAACCAACCAGCGCAACCGGCGTTTTAAAACGGAGGGGTTATGCAAACCATCATCACAACTAACCCTTGGCATGGTGAGCAATCCTTTTTTGAGATTAACGGGAGACTCAGAGGCTAAACATGCGAGGGCGACTTGTCAGGATACTTAATTTTCTAACCGATTCAGAGGCTGATTTCAATTGAAATTTACCGGTCATTGATTTTTCGCATTGTAAATTCGATGGCGGTCATCAGTCCCGTAGCGAACATCAAGCCTTCGATGCCGCCGAAGATGATTTCGCGGATGTGTGAATAATGGACGCGGCTGAAATAAGGCGCCAGCGGTTCCAGGCGGATTTGCGAGTCGGCAAATGAACGCGCCACGATTTCGAGGCTGCCGCTAAACAAATTGCCGCCGATGATGGTGAGCAAAATGCCCGCGCCGCAACCGCCAAGCGCCGCGCCTAAAACCCGCTGCCAGCCGCGCGGGGTTTTCAACCACTCGGTTATCAACACCGCGCCAAGCGAGACGCCCGCGCCAATGACCGCGCCTTCCAGAGCGCCGGTGATGCCGCTCGGATTTTGCCCGAACACGGCGCGAATAATATCGACGCCCAAGAGATTCGTAACGCCGCCAACCGCTGCGCCGCCCGCCGCGCCGCCAACCACTGACCACCAACGACTGTGACGATATGTGATATGGGTTGCCGCGACCATGCCAAAACTCACACCGAATCCGCCAAGTCCGCCGATAAACGTGCCGAGCGCCACCAGTACCAGCATCAATGACGCGGCTTCAACCGCAGGCGCTTGCCGGGCAATCGCGAGCGCCAATGCCAGCATCAAGCCACCCACCAAACCCGATGCGGCAGCGCCGAGCATGCCGGCAGTTCCCTGCAATAAAATCGCCCGCCCGCCTCGCAGCAAACGCACCCACATCAACCCGCCAACCATCAGCAAACTGACAAGCGGCGAGAGCCTGTTCAAACGAATCAACTGCTTGTCATAATCGCGCGCCATAGCGAGTGAAATGGCGCGGCGAATGGTGCCGACGGTTTCGCCCGGTTGGTCTTTGACAAAAACCTCGGCAACCTCGGTTTGCAACCAATCGGCGAGCGCAATGCTTGCGGCTTTCCTCATCGCCAGGTCTTTATCCCAGAGCGCCAGATGCCTGAGCGTCATTCTGGTTTGGTCATCGCGCAAAATTTTGGCGGCATCAATGGCGCTCAAACGGATTTGCGCGTCGGTTTCCTGAAGCGCCGCATCAATCAATTCAGGAAGCGCAGAAACCACACGCCTGAGCAGCCATTCGGGCGCTTGGCGTCCGCGAGCCATTAAACTGCGGGTGAGCAATACGGCTTCCTCTTTGGTTAAGCCCAACTGTTCGGCAAAAGGCAACACCACATCGAGCGCGTCATTATCAATCATCAGTTGATGGGCGGTGTAATTTTCAATGGCGCGTTCAAGCACGCTGCGCGCCTGTTTGAGTTCGCGTTCCTCGGCGGTCAGCCAGCGCGAAATTTCCGGCGTCAGAAAATCGTGCGCCAACTCCAGCCACGCCTCGCCTTCGTGATAACGACGACGCGCGATACGCGCCGCAATCAACTCATCAATCAATCGCGCAGCACGGTTTTCATCGTTGCTTTGTTGAAGGTGATGGCGAAGTTGCGAATTGATTTTTGCGGCAGGCAGTACCAATCGCCGCCCGTCATCGGCAATCAATGCCGTCAATATAGCCTTGGCGGTTTTAAGTTCCGTGGTATTAAAACGCCGCAACACCCGCTCTAAATAGCTCGCGAGAATTTGTGAAGCGGTTCCCAATCCTTCATAAGCCGCCAGGGTCAACAATCCCTGTTCATTTCTGGCATCGAACAAGCGGTCACAAACGATTTGCAGTTGCGGCGGGTCGAAACTTTCGTGGTCGCTTAAATCCTGTAACAGTTTGCCAACCAGTTGCGGTTCATACTGACACCCGACGGCAAGCGCCGGTTCGGTGATGGCGCGCGCCGCCTGGTCGCGGCTCAGACGTTTCAAACGATATTCGTGATGAAAAATTTCAGGAATGGCAATTTTGAATTGGCTCATTTCCGCCAGGTAATCTTCGCGCAACGCGAAAACCAGTTTAACCGGCAGATGATTATTGGCAAACAATTCGCCGACCGCCGCGATGAACCGTTCGCGCGCCGCTTCATCAAGCAACGAGAAAAATTCTTCAAACTGGTCTAAGAAAAATATCACCGAGCCTTGCGGCGCATCTGCGGTCGCCTCGAGGATAAAAGCTTTCAGTTGCGCCGCCTGTTCAATCGCTTCTGCAATAGTGGTTGCCTGATAATCCGGCGATTCGTCGTTTACATTTAAGGCATCGGCTAATTCTTCGAGCATGCTGCCGAGCGGGTCTGTAAAACTGCGAATGACGAAGACCGGATTTCCAAGCGCCCGCAGTTGCGGCGCAAGCCCTGCGCGAATGATTGAGCTTTTGCCCACCCCCGAACGCCCGTGCAGAATGAATGAGCGCCGCGCGAGAATCTGTGAACCGATAGCGGCGATTTCGGCTTCGCGTCCGAAAAAAAGTTTGCTGTCCTGTTCGGTGTAATAATCTAAAAATTTGTAAGGACGGGCAGCGAGGTGCAAATTTTCTGTCGCCGTCACCGGTTGAATCTGCGAAGCGGTGAGATGTCCGTTACCGATTTGCGCTGTGCCACTGGTTGCCACCGCATTACCGATAAAAATGTAGCCGTGTTTAGGAACCGTTTTGATGTAACGCGGATTCGAGGCATCATCGCCGAGTTGTTTACGAATATCTTTAATGCACTGGGTGAGCGCCGCATCGGTGACAAATACACTGCCCCAGACGGTTTCAAAAATGCGCTGCTTTTCGACGAGTCTTCCGCCTTCGCTAATCAGCAACAGCAGGACATCGAAATATTTTGAATTGAGCGGCAGAGCTTCACCTCGATGACGCAGTTGACGGTTTGCCGCATCAACAAAGAAATCATCGAAATAAAATCCGCCGGTTTGCGCTTTGGCTTGACTCATCGGGTTGATTTTCTCACAAGTTTCTCAGATTCGGCTCATTTTTATTTAAAACGATTTCGCTAAATTGAACAGTGGAAACGCTTGGATGCCGAAACGATGCCCCCGCCCCGAAAATTTTTTATGAACGGGAAATGTTACTTTATCACAGCCACACCCGCTTTCGTGTCAGACCGTAAGCCAAATACGCCAATGCTATTATCCACTGCCACCGACAACAGTGAATTTTTTACGGTCACAAGAAATGCCGCTAATGATGCGCGACGGGGGAATTATTCATCCGAGCCATCGCTCGCTACACTCGTAGATGAACGCGCTAAGGAAAGTGATTTCGACGTGGCAGAGACCATTTTCTATGATAAAAAAATCATTACAATTGAGGAGTAAAGAAAAGCACTATGGCGCTGAGGATTTTTAATAAAACCACCAACGATGAAGACTATTTTTTCCAGCAGATTGACCTGAACAAATTACCCGCGCATGTTGCCATCATTATGGACGGCAACGGGCGTTGGGCGACGGGAAGAAATCTGCCGCGCGTTGCCGGGCATCGCGCCGGGGCAGATTCGGTCAGATGCGCCGTTGAAACCGCCGCCCGGCTCGGACTCAAACACCTGACGCTTTACGCCTTTTCAACCGAAAACTGGAAACGCCCGAAACTCGAAGTCCGCGCTCTCATGGATTTGCTCGTCGAATTCCTGCGCAAAGAACTGCCGGAACTGCGCAAAAATAATATTCGCTTTCAAATGCTCGGTCGCGTCGAAGGTTTGCACATTTCTGTGCTTGAACAAATCCGCAAAGCCGAACTTGCGACCTTTCAAAACACCGGCTTGCAACTCAATGTCGCCTTGAATTACAGCGGGCGCAGCGAAATTCTCGATGCCTGCCGCGCCATTGCCAAAGAGGTCGCCGCCGGACATCTGAGCCTCGCAGACATCAATGACGAACTCATCGCCAACAAACTTTATACACGCCAAATTCCCGACCCCGATTTATTGATTCGCACGAGCGGCGAAATGCGTCTCAGCAATTTTCTGCTCTGGCAAATCGCTTATTCGGAAATTTATGTCACAGACAAACTGTGGCCCGATTTTCGCGAAGTCGATTTTTATCAAGCCCTGGTTGAATATCAAAAACGCGACCGGCGTTTTGGCGGCGTGGCGATTGCCTGAGTGAAAACTTCAAACTGACAACTCTGCTTTACAGTGCGCCACCCGAAGTGATATTGCTCATCCTATGCATGGAGAGCAGGAACCAGCAAGAGACCCTTTTTTTATTCAGCAGTACCAGGCGCTCCTGGAGGTTGCCGAGGCGATTGTTTCGCACAAAGATTTGCCGTCGCTTTTCCACGCCCTCTCGCAAAAACTTCATCACATCACGCCTTATGATTTCATCGGGGTGCTGCTGCACGATGCCGAGCGCAATGTGATGCGCCTGCATTCCCTGGAAACTCCAACACCGATTCTTTCCCCGCCGCCACCCGATTCATCCGTCGAAACCAGCCCATCGGGTTATGTATGGCGGACGCAGCAACCTTTATTCATCGATGTGGAATCCGAAACCCGCTTTCCTGAGATCATCGCCTTGTTGCGTTTGCAGGGAATGAAAGCCCTCTACGTGACCCCGTTGACTTCGGTCAATCGTCGTTTGGGCGCAATGGGATTTGGCAGCAAAGAGCTTTCGGCATACAGCCAAACTCATTTGTCATTTCTGCAACAGGTCGCCAGACAGGTAGCGGTTGCTGTGGATAACACGCTCAATTTTGAAAACGCCCAGATTGCCGGACAACAGACAAAACGTCAGTCCGAGCGTTTGCGGCTGATGCTCAAGATTACCAACGCTATGGTTTCGCAACTTGACCTCAAGGAACTCTTGCGCGTCATCTCGCCAAGCATTCGTGAAGTCATCGGCAACGACACCGTCGGCGTCTTGTTGTATGACCAGGAAATCAATCAACTGCGCGCTTTTATGAGCAATTTTCCGCCGCAGCATCCGCTGGCAGAACAAGGCTTTCCCATTCCCTTTGAAGGCAGTCCAAGCGGTCTGGCGTTCACCTCCGGTCAACCGGTCTATGTCGATAAACCGGACGCCGAAAAATTCTATTCCGATTTATCGAAGCGGGTCTTTGACGAAGGCACGCAATCGGGCATCTGCATTCCGCTTACCGCCAAAGGGCAACAACTCGGCGTGCTGGGTGTCACCAGTAAACATGAACAGGCATTTTCCGACGAAGACAAAGAATTTCTGCTTCAGGTTGCCAATCAGGTATCCATCGCTGTCGATAACGCCCTCAATTTTGAACGAGCGCGGGTTGCCGAACAACAGGCTAAACGCCAGTCTGAGCGTTTACAATTGCTGCTTGATTTGAATAACGCGATTGCCTCGGCGCTCGATTTGCCTGCGCTCTTTCGCGCGGTTTCCGCTTGTTTGCGTCAGGTGTTTCAACACGATGTTGCAGTGATGGGGCTTTACAACGAAGCCCTTGGCGAATTGCGCGCTTATGCGCTGGACGATACCGCCAACGTCAAATTTCTCGAAGAAGGCATGCTGGTGCCGCTTGACGGGACACCCGCCGGACGCGCGGTTCTCACCAAACAAGCCGTCATCCTGGGGCAAGGAGATGGGGAAACTTACGATTCGGAAATCGTTCGACGCTTCATCGAACAGGGCTTCAAGTCAGGTTGTTCGGTGCCGCTCATGCGCCACGACCGCGTCATCGGAGCCATGTCGATTGCCAGTAAAATCGAAGCGGCGTTTTCCGCAGACGATGGAGACTTGCTGATGCAGCTTGCCCGACAGATTGCCATCGCTGTCGAAAATGCCCTGGCTTATCACGAAATCGACTCGCTTAAAAACAAACTCGCCAGCGAAAAACTCTATCTCGAAGAAGAGATTCAAACGGTCTTTAACTTTGAAGAAATCATCGGACAGAGCGCCGCGCTCAAACGCATTTTGAAACAGATTGAAACGGTCGCGCCTACCGATTCAACTATTCTCATTCAAGGCGAAACCGGAACCGGCAAAGAACTCATCGCCCGCGCCATTCATAACTTGAGCAACCGCAGCGAACGCACCATGGTGAAACTCAACTGCGCGGCAATCCCTACGGGACTACTCGAAAGCGAACTTTTCGGACATGAAAAAGGCGCGTTTACCGGCGCGATTGCGCAACGCATCGGGCGTTTTGAACTGGCGCATCGCGGCACGCTTTTTTTGGATGAAGTCGGCGACATTCCGCTTGAATTACAACCGAAACTTTTGCGCGTGTTGCAGGAGCAGGAGTTTGAACGACTCGGTAGCGCCCGCACCATCCGCGTTGATACGCGACTGATTGCCGCGACCAATTGCGACCTGGCGCAGATGGTCGAAGAGAAAAAATATCGCGGCGATCTGTTTTATCGCCTGAATGTTTTTCCGATTCACATTCCGCCGCTTCGCGAACGCCCGGAAGACATTAAATTGCTGGCGCGCTTTTTCACACAGAAATTCGCGCGGCGCATGAAAAAAAATATCGAAACCATTCCAGGCGAGGCGATTGCCGCGCTCACGGCTTATCACTGGCCCGGCAATGTTCGCGAACTCGAACACTTCATCGAACGCGCCGTCATCCTCACACCAGGCGCGGCGCTTACGGTTTCGCTTGCGGAATTGAAACCCGCGCCGCAACCAAGCCCCGCAACGATTGCGACGCTTGAAACCGCAGAACGCGAACACATCTTACGCGCCCTTGAAGAAACCCGTTGGGTCATCGGCGGCCCGCAAGGCGCAGCCGCGCGTCTCGGCATGAAGCGCACCACCTTGCAATCCCGTATGCAAAAACTCGGCATCTTTCGTCAGTCTTAACAGAGCTTGCAAACAAATTGACTGAGGTTGAAAAACTCGAAAACCTATTGCGAAATTTCCCGGTAAATCCGCGACTCCGCACATCAAAACGGCAGAACCGCAAAGTGGCTATAACCAGTTCATGCCCTCGCTCATCGCACCTATAGCCATCAGAGCGGTTCGCGATTGTTTTTACTCA
Encoded here:
- a CDS encoding inosine/xanthosine triphosphatase produces the protein MMTNLKIALGSTRAAKVDAVRGTINRLAEIDAMWRDAEIIALAVETEAPAMPLSDRELLLGARFRAQAVQQSLANQHQLADFFIGLEGGFHSIEFDGKRQTFLRGWAYVTDGNREGLGVSPSILVPDAMVRMVVEERRELGEVIDTVAGECDVRSRQGTWGVLSRDLFTRSMSFETALIAAFAPFYNARLY
- a CDS encoding diguanylate cyclase, translated to MPRVSCDDGLHNPSVLKRRLRWLVLGLMFIGNFAAADTFAQYRFEQFTTNNGLPQNTVNAIAQTRDGYLWFATFDGLVRYDGIRFTVFDKGNSNGITSNRFVTLCEDLEGTLWAGTVDGGLIRYRDGAFTAFTTEQGLPRNHIAKLQLDENGALMISVNNETKKLTISTDGRFSEIPAPAINEFTDHSKARWIWHKDNLVRIRNRQPTVFSIKLASEEFFRYRYEDRAGNLWLGTDNNGVYQISDDTVTHHLQPPTPALNFRARVGGEDHDGNLWVFDEQQLYRYRDGKLTPLLTAEGVTFKPIRAVFCDREGIIWVGTDGHGMYRVTRQFLNTYSMKDGLLENNVYPIYEDRAGHIWIGTLQKGFARLANGKFTNFSLAKAESAGKVSLSITRTPDPNVKINVDAFYQDNQGRLWIGVGGGLLRYADNKFEDFSYLLNSPLESTEVILQDREGNLWFGTTKGLFKMQNGQIKLYMPEHGLPNHAITAIHEDKQGNLWVGTREGLAKRQGDRFIPFTAKDGLAGNRIRSIYEDRDGALWIGTFDSGLSRLKDGRFTNYTVKNGLFNNGVFQILEDRQDNFWISCNRGIYRVGRRQLNDFADGKIALISCVAYNGQDGMRSPECNGGKQPAGTKTRDGRLWFPTQGGVVVIDPEVVIHNSQPPVMTIESVNIEGRNVNFKSGVAIEPYQTDLEINYAAPSSIKAEAIHFKYKLEGLSDEWIDAGTRRSVHYSQLPPGHYLFKVIAANSDGVWNETGVALEIHMKPFFYQTRLFIAMWLMIAFGIGIAIYVWRVRQLKATERKLTQVVAQRTAQLVERTQQLETANEKLAELATLDGLTNIANRRRFKEFLAQEWQRAGREQTKLSLLLMDVDYFKPYNDTYGHQSGDECLKQVARVLSDTVKRTTDLAARYGGEEFVVVLSGTDEQGASVVAERIRAQIELLQIPHRGSKVSDHVTISIGVATFIPDGSNEAEELIAAADEALYQAKENGRNRIFTKTEVWV
- a CDS encoding winged helix-turn-helix domain-containing protein yields the protein MSQAKAQTGGFYFDDFFVDAANRQLRHRGEALPLNSKYFDVLLLLISEGGRLVEKQRIFETVWGSVFVTDAALTQCIKDIRKQLGDDASNPRYIKTVPKHGYIFIGNAVATSGTAQIGNGHLTASQIQPVTATENLHLAARPYKFLDYYTEQDSKLFFGREAEIAAIGSQILARRSFILHGRSGVGKSSIIRAGLAPQLRALGNPVFVIRSFTDPLGSMLEELADALNVNDESPDYQATTIAEAIEQAAQLKAFILEATADAPQGSVIFFLDQFEEFFSLLDEAARERFIAAVGELFANNHLPVKLVFALREDYLAEMSQFKIAIPEIFHHEYRLKRLSRDQAARAITEPALAVGCQYEPQLVGKLLQDLSDHESFDPPQLQIVCDRLFDARNEQGLLTLAAYEGLGTASQILASYLERVLRRFNTTELKTAKAILTALIADDGRRLVLPAAKINSQLRHHLQQSNDENRAARLIDELIAARIARRRYHEGEAWLELAHDFLTPEISRWLTAEERELKQARSVLERAIENYTAHQLMIDNDALDVVLPFAEQLGLTKEEAVLLTRSLMARGRQAPEWLLRRVVSALPELIDAALQETDAQIRLSAIDAAKILRDDQTRMTLRHLALWDKDLAMRKAASIALADWLQTEVAEVFVKDQPGETVGTIRRAISLAMARDYDKQLIRLNRLSPLVSLLMVGGLMWVRLLRGGRAILLQGTAGMLGAAASGLVGGLMLALALAIARQAPAVEAASLMLVLVALGTFIGGLGGFGVSFGMVAATHITYRHSRWWSVVGGAAGGAAVGGVTNLLGVDIIRAVFGQNPSGITGALEGAVIGAGVSLGAVLITEWLKTPRGWQRVLGAALGGCGAGILLTIIGGNLFSGSLEIVARSFADSQIRLEPLAPYFSRVHYSHIREIIFGGIEGLMFATGLMTAIEFTMRKINDR
- a CDS encoding isoprenyl transferase, which gives rise to MALRIFNKTTNDEDYFFQQIDLNKLPAHVAIIMDGNGRWATGRNLPRVAGHRAGADSVRCAVETAARLGLKHLTLYAFSTENWKRPKLEVRALMDLLVEFLRKELPELRKNNIRFQMLGRVEGLHISVLEQIRKAELATFQNTGLQLNVALNYSGRSEILDACRAIAKEVAAGHLSLADINDELIANKLYTRQIPDPDLLIRTSGEMRLSNFLLWQIAYSEIYVTDKLWPDFREVDFYQALVEYQKRDRRFGGVAIA
- a CDS encoding sigma 54-interacting transcriptional regulator, with product MHGEQEPARDPFFIQQYQALLEVAEAIVSHKDLPSLFHALSQKLHHITPYDFIGVLLHDAERNVMRLHSLETPTPILSPPPPDSSVETSPSGYVWRTQQPLFIDVESETRFPEIIALLRLQGMKALYVTPLTSVNRRLGAMGFGSKELSAYSQTHLSFLQQVARQVAVAVDNTLNFENAQIAGQQTKRQSERLRLMLKITNAMVSQLDLKELLRVISPSIREVIGNDTVGVLLYDQEINQLRAFMSNFPPQHPLAEQGFPIPFEGSPSGLAFTSGQPVYVDKPDAEKFYSDLSKRVFDEGTQSGICIPLTAKGQQLGVLGVTSKHEQAFSDEDKEFLLQVANQVSIAVDNALNFERARVAEQQAKRQSERLQLLLDLNNAIASALDLPALFRAVSACLRQVFQHDVAVMGLYNEALGELRAYALDDTANVKFLEEGMLVPLDGTPAGRAVLTKQAVILGQGDGETYDSEIVRRFIEQGFKSGCSVPLMRHDRVIGAMSIASKIEAAFSADDGDLLMQLARQIAIAVENALAYHEIDSLKNKLASEKLYLEEEIQTVFNFEEIIGQSAALKRILKQIETVAPTDSTILIQGETGTGKELIARAIHNLSNRSERTMVKLNCAAIPTGLLESELFGHEKGAFTGAIAQRIGRFELAHRGTLFLDEVGDIPLELQPKLLRVLQEQEFERLGSARTIRVDTRLIAATNCDLAQMVEEKKYRGDLFYRLNVFPIHIPPLRERPEDIKLLARFFTQKFARRMKKNIETIPGEAIAALTAYHWPGNVRELEHFIERAVILTPGAALTVSLAELKPAPQPSPATIATLETAEREHILRALEETRWVIGGPQGAAARLGMKRTTLQSRMQKLGIFRQS